One window from the genome of Streptomyces cadmiisoli encodes:
- a CDS encoding L,D-transpeptidase family protein produces the protein MRPGVVAVVSVLTSACLLGLAPAGSVPLPDRMADTGGGSQLITAVAPGTGSTTGTLTWWDRRDGHWVPAGSAPARFGAAGLVEGTARKQGTNTTPTGLYDLPYAFGIEAAPPGTTYAYRPVRQESWWCQDVDSRSYNRWSEPRAADCRATEAEHLVTYGSRYAHALVIGYNYRAPVRGRGAGIFLHVNGAGPTAGCVSVPADAMRDVLRWAEPGSRPHIAVGTESGDTAITRY, from the coding sequence ATGCGTCCTGGTGTCGTCGCCGTCGTCTCCGTCCTCACCTCCGCCTGCCTGCTCGGACTCGCTCCGGCCGGGTCGGTCCCGCTGCCCGACCGCATGGCCGACACCGGCGGCGGCAGCCAGCTGATCACGGCCGTGGCACCGGGGACCGGTTCGACGACGGGCACACTCACCTGGTGGGACCGGCGCGACGGCCACTGGGTGCCGGCCGGGTCGGCGCCCGCCCGCTTCGGGGCGGCCGGCCTCGTCGAGGGCACCGCACGCAAGCAGGGCACGAACACGACACCGACCGGGCTGTACGACCTGCCGTACGCCTTCGGCATCGAGGCGGCACCGCCCGGGACGACCTACGCGTACCGCCCCGTGCGGCAGGAATCCTGGTGGTGCCAGGACGTCGACTCCCGCTCCTACAACCGCTGGAGCGAACCCCGCGCCGCCGACTGCCGCGCGACGGAGGCCGAGCACCTGGTCACCTACGGCAGCCGGTACGCCCATGCCCTGGTGATCGGCTACAACTACCGCGCACCGGTGCGCGGGCGCGGCGCCGGTATCTTCCTGCACGTCAACGGGGCTGGCCCGACCGCCGGTTGTGTGTCCGTACCGGCCGACGCCATGCGGGACGTGCTGCGCTGGGCCGAGCCCGGCAGCCGGCCGCACATCGCCGTGGGGACCGAGAGCGGGGACACCGCGATCACTCGCTACTGA
- a CDS encoding peroxidase family protein encodes MFRPAREPQRKRHVRTSFHVVGEGILADPGDDRPARPLAPSTVADLRTFRFSRLGPQAKEGHLLDKAARAELARAMTQAGRPQPDSNNPAVPAGFTYLGQFVDHDLTLDATSAQLEDDITVGQLLQGRSPALDLDSLYGLGPDHRFDRRYYEDDGIRLRTGITQGLPGSDAITGLPLNGFDLPRTGAGSLKSERRRPLIPDPRNDENLIVAQIHCAFIRFHNRFAGELADKGVSSAVLFESAREAVVKHYQWMLRHDFLPRIVDEAILAEVFAKGRRYFEPTPREQDRPTMPVEFSVAAYRLGHSMIRGAYNWNRIFDNGAGTLAQLFRFTGTSGILSPPPADPADPEAGEFERLPTNWIADFRRLFDFRTAGRDDLGVPDAQFNIAKRIDTLLVNPLAELPLGSFGGRGQPPADAIELNLAFRNLTRANMMRLATGQQMARHLDVKPLLASDFDDRDGALLSDGLRRRLVDHCPLWFYVLREAEVNGGGRLTGVGGRIVAEVFHRAIEGSRHSIVRDPFWRPFLSPVEDRRSKGVFEMTDLLLYAFEGSADLLNPLGT; translated from the coding sequence ATGTTCCGACCGGCACGAGAACCACAGCGCAAACGCCATGTCCGCACCTCGTTCCACGTGGTCGGCGAGGGCATCCTCGCCGACCCCGGCGACGACCGCCCGGCCCGGCCGCTGGCGCCGTCGACCGTCGCCGATCTGCGCACCTTCCGTTTCTCCCGGCTGGGGCCGCAGGCCAAGGAGGGCCACCTGCTCGACAAGGCAGCCCGCGCCGAACTCGCCCGTGCGATGACGCAGGCCGGCCGCCCGCAGCCGGACTCGAACAATCCCGCGGTCCCGGCCGGCTTCACCTACCTCGGCCAGTTCGTGGACCACGACCTCACCCTGGACGCCACGTCCGCGCAGCTGGAGGACGACATCACCGTCGGCCAGCTCCTCCAGGGCCGCTCACCCGCCCTGGACCTCGACTCCCTCTACGGCCTCGGACCGGACCACCGCTTCGACCGCCGGTACTACGAGGACGACGGAATCCGGCTGCGGACCGGCATCACCCAGGGCCTGCCCGGCTCGGACGCGATCACCGGTCTGCCGCTCAACGGCTTCGACCTGCCCCGGACGGGCGCCGGTTCGCTGAAGTCGGAGCGCCGCCGGCCGCTGATCCCGGACCCGCGCAACGACGAGAACCTGATCGTCGCCCAGATCCACTGCGCCTTCATCCGCTTCCACAACCGGTTCGCCGGGGAGCTCGCCGACAAGGGCGTCTCCAGCGCCGTCCTGTTCGAGTCGGCGCGCGAGGCGGTCGTCAAGCACTACCAGTGGATGCTGCGCCACGACTTCCTGCCCCGGATCGTGGACGAGGCGATCCTCGCCGAGGTGTTCGCCAAGGGCCGCCGGTACTTCGAGCCGACCCCGCGGGAGCAGGACCGCCCCACGATGCCGGTCGAGTTCTCCGTGGCCGCCTACCGGCTGGGCCACAGCATGATCCGCGGCGCCTACAACTGGAACCGGATCTTCGACAACGGCGCGGGCACCCTGGCCCAGCTGTTCCGCTTCACCGGCACCAGCGGCATCCTCTCCCCGCCGCCGGCCGATCCGGCGGATCCCGAGGCCGGTGAGTTCGAACGCCTGCCCACCAACTGGATCGCCGACTTCCGGCGGCTGTTCGACTTCCGGACGGCGGGCCGGGACGACCTCGGGGTGCCCGACGCGCAGTTCAACATCGCCAAGCGCATCGACACCCTGCTGGTCAATCCGCTGGCCGAGCTGCCCCTGGGTTCGTTCGGCGGCCGCGGCCAGCCGCCCGCCGACGCCATCGAGCTGAACCTGGCCTTCCGCAACCTCACCCGGGCCAACATGATGCGGCTGGCGACCGGTCAGCAGATGGCCCGTCACCTCGACGTCAAGCCCCTGCTCGCCTCGGACTTCGACGACCGCGACGGGGCCCTGCTGAGCGACGGACTGCGCCGCAGGCTCGTCGACCACTGCCCGCTGTGGTTCTACGTCCTGCGCGAGGCCGAGGTGAACGGCGGCGGCCGGCTCACCGGCGTCGGCGGGCGCATCGTCGCCGAGGTGTTCCACCGCGCGATCGAGGGCAGCCGCCACTCCATCGTCCGTGACCCCTTCTGGCGTCCCTTCCTCAGCCCCGTGGAGGACCGCAGGAGCAAGGGCGTCTTCGAGATGACCGATCTGCTGCTGTACGCGTTCGAGGGGAGCGCCGACCTGCTCAACCCGCTCGGAACGTGA
- a CDS encoding pyridoxamine 5'-phosphate oxidase family protein, with translation MGHTYERIDGRLRAFIEAQPLFFTATAPLSGDGTVNLSPKGITGSFVVLDERTVAYLDFAGSNAETVAHLRENGRITLMWCAFQGPPNIVRVHGRGEPVFRDDPRFGELLGHFPGVDPEPHGLRAIIVVTADTVRDSCGFAVPHMSYEGDRDLHAKRFAREDDASLDAYFARKEHIATSLDGLPGLPLPLPPTPRR, from the coding sequence ATGGGACACACATATGAGCGAATAGACGGCAGACTCCGTGCGTTCATCGAGGCGCAGCCCCTCTTCTTCACCGCGACCGCGCCGCTGTCCGGCGACGGCACGGTGAACCTCTCCCCCAAGGGCATCACCGGCTCCTTCGTCGTGCTCGACGAGCGCACGGTGGCCTATCTGGACTTCGCGGGCTCCAACGCCGAGACGGTCGCGCACCTGCGCGAGAACGGCCGGATCACCCTGATGTGGTGCGCCTTCCAGGGCCCGCCGAACATCGTCCGGGTGCACGGCCGAGGCGAGCCGGTGTTCCGCGACGACCCGCGCTTCGGTGAGCTGCTCGGCCACTTCCCGGGCGTCGACCCGGAACCGCACGGCCTGCGCGCGATCATCGTCGTGACGGCCGACACCGTCCGGGACTCCTGCGGATTCGCCGTACCTCACATGTCGTACGAGGGGGACCGCGATCTGCACGCCAAGCGCTTCGCGCGGGAGGACGACGCCTCGCTCGACGCGTACTTCGCCCGGAAGGAACACATCGCCACCAGCCTGGACGGACTGCCGGGTCTGCCGCTTCCGCTGCCTCCCACCCCGCGGCGATGA
- a CDS encoding argininosuccinate synthase has translation MTERVVLAYSGGLDTSVAIGWIAEETGAEVIAVAVDVGQGGEDLDVIRKRALACGAVEAEVADAKDEFAEEYCLPAIKANALYMDRYPLVSALSRPTIVKHLVAAAKKHGATTVAHGCTGKGNDQVRFEAGIVALAPDLKCIAPVRDYAMTRDKAIAFCEEKNLPIATTKKSPYSIDQNVFGRAVETGFLEDIWNAPIEDIYEYTQNPAAAREPDEVIVTFKAGVPVAIDGKPVTVLQAIQQLNERAGAQGIGRIDMVEDRLVGIKSREVYEAPGAIALITAHQELENVTVERELARYKRQVEQRWGELVYDGLWFSPLKRALDGFIDEANQHVSGDVRMTLHGGRAVVTGRRSQESLYDFNLATYDTGDTFDQSAAKGFIDIYSLSSKIAAKRDLA, from the coding sequence GTGACCGAGCGCGTCGTACTCGCCTACTCGGGCGGCCTGGACACCTCCGTCGCCATCGGCTGGATCGCCGAGGAGACGGGCGCCGAGGTCATCGCCGTTGCCGTGGACGTCGGCCAGGGCGGCGAGGACCTGGACGTCATCCGCAAGCGCGCGCTCGCCTGCGGTGCCGTCGAGGCCGAGGTCGCCGACGCCAAGGACGAGTTCGCCGAGGAGTACTGCCTCCCGGCGATCAAGGCCAACGCCCTCTACATGGACCGCTACCCGCTGGTCTCCGCCCTCTCCCGGCCGACGATCGTCAAGCACCTGGTGGCCGCCGCCAAGAAGCACGGCGCCACCACCGTCGCCCACGGCTGCACCGGCAAGGGCAACGACCAGGTCCGCTTCGAGGCCGGCATCGTCGCCCTCGCCCCCGACCTGAAGTGCATCGCCCCGGTCCGCGACTACGCCATGACCCGCGACAAGGCCATCGCGTTCTGCGAGGAGAAGAACCTCCCGATCGCGACCACCAAGAAGTCCCCGTACTCCATCGACCAGAACGTCTTCGGCCGCGCCGTGGAGACCGGCTTCCTCGAGGACATCTGGAACGCCCCGATCGAGGACATCTACGAGTACACCCAGAACCCGGCCGCCGCGCGCGAGCCCGACGAGGTGATCGTCACCTTCAAGGCGGGCGTCCCGGTCGCCATCGACGGCAAGCCCGTCACCGTCCTCCAGGCGATCCAGCAGCTCAACGAGCGCGCCGGCGCCCAGGGCATCGGCCGGATCGACATGGTCGAGGACCGCCTGGTCGGCATCAAGTCCCGCGAGGTGTACGAGGCCCCCGGCGCGATCGCCCTGATCACCGCCCACCAGGAGCTGGAGAACGTCACCGTCGAGCGCGAACTCGCCCGCTACAAGCGGCAGGTCGAGCAGCGCTGGGGCGAGCTGGTCTACGACGGCCTGTGGTTCTCCCCGCTCAAGCGCGCCCTGGACGGCTTCATCGACGAGGCCAACCAGCACGTCAGCGGCGACGTCCGGATGACCCTGCACGGCGGCCGCGCGGTCGTCACCGGCCGGCGCTCGCAGGAGTCGCTGTACGACTTCAACCTCGCGACGTACGACACGGGCGACACCTTCGACCAGTCCGCCGCCAAGGGCTTCATCGACATCTACAGCCTGTCCTCGAAGATCGCCGCCAAGCGCGACCTGGCCTGA
- the argH gene encoding argininosuccinate lyase, which produces MSSNSGDVRLWGGRFADGPAEALAKLSASVHFDWRLAPYDIAGSRAHARVLRKAGLLTDDELTRMLAGLDRLEADVASGAFVGTVADEDVHTALERGLLERLGPDLGGKLRAGRSRNDQVATLFRMYLRDHARTVGGLIADLQEALVGLAEAHPDVAMPGRTHLQHAQPVLFAHHVLAHVQSLSRDAERLRQWDERTAVSPYGSGALAGSSLGLDPEAVAKDLGFERGSAGNSIDGTASRDFVAEFAFITAMIGVNISRIAEEVIIWNTKEFSFVTLHDAFSTGSSIMPQKKNPDIAELARGKSGRLIGNLTGLMATLKALPLAYNRDLQEDKEPVFDSIDQLEVLLPAFTGMMATLTVHRERMEELAPAGFSLATDIAEWLVRQGVPFRVAHEVAGECVKAAEAEGKELDELTDEQFAKISAHLTPEVRTVLDVPGALASRNGRGGTAPDAVAVQLAEVKADLSGQRAWVNARG; this is translated from the coding sequence GTGAGCAGCAACAGCGGTGACGTACGGCTCTGGGGCGGCCGTTTCGCGGACGGTCCCGCCGAAGCCCTGGCGAAGCTGTCCGCGTCCGTCCACTTCGACTGGCGGCTCGCGCCCTACGACATCGCCGGTTCGCGGGCGCACGCGCGCGTCCTGCGCAAGGCCGGGCTGCTCACGGACGACGAGCTGACCCGCATGCTGGCCGGACTGGACCGGCTCGAGGCGGACGTCGCCTCCGGCGCGTTCGTCGGCACCGTCGCCGACGAGGACGTGCACACGGCCCTGGAGCGCGGCCTGCTGGAGCGCCTCGGCCCCGACCTCGGCGGCAAGCTGCGCGCGGGCCGGTCGCGCAACGACCAGGTGGCGACCCTCTTCCGGATGTACCTGCGGGACCACGCCCGCACCGTCGGCGGGCTGATCGCCGATCTCCAGGAGGCGCTGGTCGGACTCGCCGAGGCCCACCCGGACGTCGCCATGCCCGGCCGCACCCACCTCCAGCACGCCCAGCCGGTGCTCTTCGCCCACCACGTCCTCGCCCATGTCCAGTCCCTGTCGCGGGACGCCGAGCGGCTGCGCCAGTGGGACGAGCGCACGGCCGTGTCGCCGTACGGCTCCGGGGCCCTGGCGGGCTCCTCTCTCGGCCTGGACCCGGAGGCGGTCGCGAAGGACCTCGGCTTCGAGCGCGGCAGCGCCGGCAACTCCATCGACGGCACGGCCTCCCGGGACTTCGTCGCCGAGTTCGCCTTCATCACCGCGATGATCGGGGTGAACATCTCCCGGATCGCCGAGGAGGTCATCATCTGGAACACGAAGGAGTTCTCCTTCGTGACGCTGCACGACGCCTTCTCGACCGGCTCGTCGATCATGCCGCAGAAGAAGAACCCGGACATCGCCGAGCTGGCCCGCGGCAAGAGCGGCCGGCTGATCGGCAACCTGACCGGTCTGATGGCGACCCTCAAGGCACTGCCGCTCGCCTACAACCGCGACCTCCAGGAGGACAAGGAGCCGGTCTTCGACTCCATCGACCAGCTGGAGGTCCTGCTCCCGGCCTTCACCGGCATGATGGCCACGCTCACTGTGCACCGCGAGCGCATGGAGGAGCTGGCCCCGGCCGGCTTCTCGCTCGCCACCGACATCGCCGAGTGGCTGGTCCGGCAGGGCGTGCCGTTCCGTGTCGCCCACGAGGTCGCCGGCGAGTGCGTCAAGGCCGCAGAGGCCGAGGGCAAGGAACTGGACGAGCTGACCGACGAGCAGTTCGCGAAGATCTCCGCGCATCTGACCCCGGAGGTGCGCACCGTCCTCGACGTCCCGGGCGCCCTCGCCTCCCGCAACGGCCGCGGCGGCACGGCCCCCGACGCGGTCGCGGTGCAGCTCGCCGAGGTCAAGGCGGACCTGTCCGGCCAGCGCGCGTGGGTGAACGCCCGCGGGTGA
- a CDS encoding aldo/keto reductase, with protein sequence MPFARLASATTPTCHIGLGLAAVGRPGYINLGREHDLPADRTVEALRARTHELLDAAYAQGVRYFDAARSYGRSEEFLADWLKARPGIDDVVVGSKWGYTYTAEWTTDAEHHEIKDHGAATFERQRAESVALLGDRLDLYQIHSVTPDSTVLTDKDLHARLAELAGEGVTVGFSTSGPAQADAVRAALAVTVDGTPLFRTVQSTYNALETSAGPALAEAHDAGLTVIVKEGMANGRLAEPNAPDALRAVAREVSLGCDAVALALVLRQPWAGVVLSGAATVPQLASNLHAAAVDLTDDQLARLAALVEEPQAYWERRAQLPWH encoded by the coding sequence ATGCCCTTCGCCCGACTGGCCTCGGCGACCACTCCCACCTGCCACATCGGACTGGGCCTCGCCGCCGTCGGCCGCCCCGGTTACATCAACCTCGGCCGTGAGCACGACCTGCCCGCCGACCGCACCGTCGAGGCGCTGCGCGCCCGCACCCATGAGCTCCTGGATGCCGCCTACGCCCAGGGCGTGCGCTATTTCGACGCCGCCCGTTCCTACGGCCGCTCCGAGGAGTTCCTCGCCGACTGGCTGAAGGCCCGCCCCGGCATCGACGACGTCGTCGTCGGCAGCAAATGGGGCTACACCTACACCGCCGAGTGGACCACGGACGCCGAGCACCACGAGATCAAGGACCACGGCGCCGCCACCTTCGAGCGGCAGCGCGCCGAGAGCGTCGCACTGCTCGGTGACCGCCTCGACCTGTACCAGATCCATTCGGTGACGCCGGACAGCACCGTCCTGACGGACAAGGACCTGCACGCCCGGCTGGCCGAGCTGGCCGGTGAGGGCGTCACCGTGGGCTTCTCCACCAGCGGCCCGGCCCAGGCGGACGCCGTCCGGGCCGCGCTCGCCGTGACCGTCGACGGCACGCCCCTCTTCCGTACCGTCCAGTCCACCTACAACGCACTGGAGACCTCCGCGGGTCCCGCCCTCGCCGAGGCGCACGACGCGGGCCTCACGGTGATCGTCAAGGAGGGGATGGCCAACGGCCGCCTCGCCGAGCCGAACGCCCCGGACGCGCTGCGGGCCGTCGCGCGGGAGGTCTCCCTCGGCTGCGACGCCGTCGCCCTCGCCCTCGTGCTGCGGCAGCCCTGGGCCGGTGTCGTCCTCTCCGGCGCCGCGACCGTCCCCCAGCTCGCCTCCAACCTGCACGCGGCGGCGGTCGACCTGACCGACGACCAGCTGGCCCGGCTGGCCGCGCTCGTGGAGGAACCACAGGCGTACTGGGAGCGGCGCGCGCAGCTGCCCTGGCACTGA
- a CDS encoding TetR/AcrR family transcriptional regulator — protein sequence MAVDREHVLRSAAALLTRKSTATMDEVAKAAGISRATLHRQFAGRDALVRALEALGLAECEAALETARLDEGGAADALRRLVRAIEPSAGLLAFLYSENQLFEDGAMHEGWTRIDARFAALFRRGQDNGEFRIDLTPAWLTEALYGLMAAGAWAVQDGKVAANDYQTMIVELLLGGALRREET from the coding sequence ATGGCTGTCGATCGAGAGCACGTGCTGCGCAGCGCCGCGGCCCTGCTGACCCGCAAATCCACCGCGACGATGGACGAGGTGGCCAAGGCCGCCGGGATCAGCCGTGCCACGCTGCACCGCCAGTTCGCCGGCCGGGACGCCCTCGTGCGCGCGCTGGAGGCGCTGGGCCTCGCCGAGTGCGAGGCGGCGCTGGAGACGGCCCGCCTCGACGAGGGCGGCGCGGCGGACGCGCTGCGCCGGCTCGTACGCGCGATCGAGCCGTCGGCGGGACTGCTGGCCTTCCTCTACAGCGAGAACCAGCTGTTCGAGGACGGCGCGATGCACGAGGGCTGGACGCGGATCGACGCCCGGTTCGCCGCCCTCTTCCGGCGCGGCCAGGACAACGGCGAGTTCCGTATCGACCTCACCCCGGCCTGGCTCACCGAGGCGCTCTACGGCCTGATGGCCGCCGGCGCCTGGGCCGTGCAGGACGGCAAGGTCGCCGCCAACGACTACCAGACCATGATCGTCGAGCTGCTGCTCGGCGGCGCACTACGGAGAGAGGAAACATGA
- a CDS encoding MFS transporter, which produces MTSTLQPVNTTEAVKRPGRWLALSVLVLAVLLVAVDATVLGLATPYISEDLGPSGTQLLWIGDVYSFVIAGLLVSMGSLGDRIGRKRILLVGATAFGAVSVFNAYATTPELMILARALLGVAGATLMPATLALIRNLFHDPRERSLAIGIWGATASAGTAVGPIVGGFLLEHFWWGSVFLINLPVMAVLVLVGARFLPESRNPGPGPWDLHSVVLSLVGMIGVVYAVKEIAAHGFAPPPLAAGLVGLAALHWFVRRQLTLPAPLLDMRLFGHRGFSGAVLADLLTILGLSGLVFFLSQYLQLVQGRRPLEAGLAELPAAIGAVVAGLIAGRAARRFSVRSVVSGGLAAVGLALASLTLLGQHTGYPLLGAALLVVGVGAGFSFTVTADVILASVPKEQAGSASAVSETAYELGAALGIAVLGSIVTGFYNGFTAPPGTPDSAHESLGGAVEAAARMPADSSAALLDAARQAFVDGLALAAGVGAAVLLAAAVAAWFLLRGQRLEDGAEHP; this is translated from the coding sequence ATGACCAGCACCCTGCAGCCGGTGAACACGACCGAGGCGGTGAAGCGTCCGGGCCGCTGGCTCGCGCTGTCCGTCCTCGTGCTCGCCGTGCTGCTGGTGGCCGTCGACGCGACCGTCCTCGGCCTCGCGACCCCGTACATCAGTGAAGACCTCGGGCCCTCCGGCACCCAGCTGCTGTGGATCGGCGACGTCTACTCCTTCGTCATCGCCGGTCTGCTCGTCTCCATGGGCAGCCTCGGCGACCGCATCGGACGCAAGCGCATCCTGCTCGTCGGCGCCACCGCCTTCGGCGCGGTCTCGGTGTTCAACGCCTACGCGACGACGCCGGAGCTGATGATCCTGGCCAGGGCGCTGCTCGGCGTCGCCGGCGCCACGCTCATGCCGGCCACGCTCGCGCTGATCCGCAACCTCTTCCACGACCCGCGCGAGCGCAGCCTCGCCATCGGCATCTGGGGCGCCACCGCCTCGGCCGGCACGGCCGTCGGGCCGATCGTCGGCGGCTTCCTGCTGGAGCACTTCTGGTGGGGCTCCGTCTTCCTGATCAACCTGCCCGTGATGGCGGTTCTCGTCCTGGTGGGCGCCAGGTTCCTGCCGGAGTCGCGCAACCCCGGCCCCGGCCCCTGGGACCTGCACAGCGTCGTACTGTCGCTGGTCGGCATGATCGGCGTCGTCTACGCGGTCAAGGAGATCGCCGCGCACGGCTTCGCGCCGCCGCCCCTCGCCGCGGGTCTGGTGGGCCTCGCCGCGCTCCACTGGTTCGTCCGGCGCCAGCTCACCCTGCCCGCCCCGCTGCTGGACATGCGGCTGTTCGGCCACCGAGGCTTCAGCGGCGCGGTCCTGGCCGACCTGCTGACCATCCTGGGCCTGTCCGGACTGGTGTTCTTCCTCTCGCAGTACCTGCAACTCGTCCAGGGCAGACGGCCGCTGGAGGCGGGCCTCGCCGAACTGCCCGCCGCGATCGGCGCGGTGGTGGCCGGCCTGATCGCCGGCCGGGCCGCCCGGCGCTTCTCGGTGCGCTCCGTGGTCTCCGGCGGACTGGCCGCGGTGGGCCTCGCGCTGGCCTCGCTGACCCTGCTCGGGCAGCACACCGGCTACCCGCTGCTCGGGGCCGCACTGCTGGTCGTCGGGGTCGGCGCCGGGTTCTCGTTCACCGTGACCGCGGACGTCATCCTCGCCTCCGTACCGAAGGAACAGGCGGGCTCCGCGTCCGCCGTTTCCGAGACGGCCTACGAACTCGGCGCCGCCCTCGGCATCGCGGTGCTCGGCTCGATCGTCACCGGCTTCTACAACGGCTTCACCGCTCCGCCGGGCACCCCCGACAGCGCGCACGAGTCGCTGGGCGGAGCCGTGGAGGCCGCCGCCCGGATGCCCGCGGACAGCTCCGCGGCCCTGCTGGACGCGGCCCGCCAGGCCTTCGTCGACGGGCTCGCGCTCGCGGCGGGCGTGGGAGCGGCGGTGCTGCTCGCGGCGGCCGTCGCGGCCTGGTTCCTGCTGCGCGGACAGCGGTTGGAGGACGGGGCCGAGCACCCGTAG
- a CDS encoding response regulator transcription factor yields MSYPTADYDLVLLDLNLPDGDGFAVCRAVRASPGGPRILMLTARDRLADRVRGLDEGADDYLVEPFARPELLARIRALLRREDGGTAVVAVGELRLDTARFEEFRGERRLLLTPKEFGVLHCLMTRPGRAVPAEELLEQVWDEHADPFTNTVRVTVGSPRRKVTGEDEPLIETVIRQGYRLKETP; encoded by the coding sequence ATGTCGTACCCCACGGCTGATTACGACCTGGTGCTGCTCGACCTCAACCTGCCCGACGGCGACGGGTTCGCCGTCTGCCGTGCCGTGCGGGCCTCGCCGGGCGGGCCGCGCATCCTGATGCTGACCGCGCGCGACCGGCTCGCGGACCGGGTGCGGGGCCTGGACGAGGGCGCCGACGACTACCTGGTCGAGCCGTTCGCCCGGCCCGAACTCCTCGCCCGTATCCGGGCGCTGCTGCGCCGCGAGGACGGCGGCACCGCGGTCGTCGCGGTCGGCGAGCTGCGGCTGGACACCGCCCGCTTCGAGGAGTTCCGCGGCGAACGCCGCCTGCTGCTCACCCCGAAGGAGTTCGGCGTCCTGCACTGTCTGATGACCCGCCCCGGCCGGGCCGTGCCCGCCGAGGAACTGCTGGAACAGGTCTGGGACGAGCACGCCGACCCGTTCACCAACACCGTCCGCGTCACCGTCGGCTCACCGCGCCGCAAGGTGACCGGTGAGGACGAGCCGCTCATCGAGACCGTCATACGCCAGGGCTACCGGCTCAAGGAGACACCGTGA
- a CDS encoding sensor histidine kinase: MHTIRFRLTVLYSDLLFVLTALVLGATYLAVERSGEAHRVSDQFRAKKYVNDVHMGEIDVVKLQEVEAAVNHETLANLRHFSFAVLGVLAVASPAIGWILSGRALRPVRAISRTAADIQATDLSQRIRLTGPKDELREFADTVDSMLDRLDEAFRAQRRLIDDASHELRSPLAIIRADLDAVLTAEESDEADRRTAARSVDRATTRMTRLVEDLLATARRNAPALADTDVDLAVVAGEACEEFAPPAAERGLVLQRRLSSGHTVIGDHDALRRAVGNLLSNAVRLAPPGTGITVAAGRAEGWVWAAVRDRGPGIDDDRARVFDRFWRAKGSGGGRDRHAGLGLAIVRQIMESHGGQVRLFSRVGAGSTFVLWFPGPGAGHAEGGPPQEQPAV, from the coding sequence GTGCACACCATCCGCTTCCGCCTGACCGTCCTGTACTCGGATCTCCTCTTCGTCCTCACCGCGCTGGTCCTCGGCGCGACCTACCTCGCCGTCGAGCGCAGCGGCGAGGCCCACCGGGTCAGCGACCAGTTCCGGGCGAAGAAGTACGTCAACGACGTCCACATGGGTGAGATCGACGTCGTGAAGCTCCAGGAGGTCGAGGCGGCCGTCAACCACGAGACGCTCGCCAACCTGCGCCACTTCTCCTTCGCCGTGCTCGGCGTCCTCGCGGTGGCCAGCCCGGCCATCGGCTGGATCCTCTCCGGCCGCGCCCTGCGCCCCGTGCGCGCCATCTCCCGCACCGCCGCGGACATCCAGGCCACCGACCTGTCCCAGCGCATCCGTCTGACCGGGCCCAAGGACGAGCTGCGCGAGTTCGCCGACACCGTCGATTCCATGCTCGACCGGCTCGACGAGGCCTTCCGCGCCCAGCGCCGGCTCATCGACGACGCCTCGCACGAGCTGCGCAGCCCGCTCGCGATCATCCGCGCCGACCTGGACGCCGTACTGACCGCCGAGGAGTCCGACGAGGCGGACCGGCGCACGGCCGCGCGCAGCGTGGACCGGGCCACCACCCGGATGACCCGGCTGGTGGAGGACCTGCTCGCCACCGCCCGGCGCAACGCGCCCGCCCTCGCGGACACCGACGTCGACCTGGCGGTCGTGGCCGGTGAGGCCTGCGAGGAGTTCGCCCCGCCCGCCGCGGAGCGCGGACTCGTCCTGCAGCGCCGTCTGTCGTCCGGTCACACGGTGATCGGCGACCACGACGCGCTGCGCCGCGCGGTCGGCAACCTGCTGTCCAACGCCGTCCGACTGGCCCCGCCCGGCACCGGCATCACGGTCGCCGCCGGCCGCGCGGAGGGCTGGGTGTGGGCGGCCGTACGGGACCGGGGCCCGGGCATCGACGACGACCGGGCCCGGGTCTTCGACCGGTTCTGGCGGGCGAAGGGCAGCGGCGGCGGCCGGGACCGCCATGCCGGACTGGGCCTGGCCATCGTCCGCCAGATAATGGAGTCGCACGGCGGCCAGGTCCGGCTGTTCTCCCGCGTCGGCGCGGGCTCGACCTTCGTCCTGTGGTTCCCCGGGCCCGGCGCCGGACACGCCGAGGGCGGGCCACCGCAGGAGCAGCCCGCCGTATGA